The following are encoded together in the Lathyrus oleraceus cultivar Zhongwan6 chromosome 3, CAAS_Psat_ZW6_1.0, whole genome shotgun sequence genome:
- the LOC127130319 gene encoding uncharacterized protein LOC127130319, producing the protein MLETKISQVAQQQPSSPKPLRIFPQQLAQNPKGHVKIAIHRNENDNDENGKVQPTNEVEEEEKEKPYVPHPPYKPLISSLQRFSKFKINEGFKKYVEILKKPYTNIHFTKAMSQIPSSVKTLKEILSNEINLDDNGMVALNEEYSAIIQNKLPLKLKDPGSFSILCVIRNMSFKDVYYAILGIA; encoded by the coding sequence ATGTTGGAGACTAAAATCTCccaagtggctcaacaacaacCTTCATCCCCAAAACCTCTCAGAATATTTCCACAACAGCTTGCACAAAACCCAAAAGGACATGTAAAGATTGCCATCCATAGAAATGAGAACGATAATGATGAGAATGGAAAAGTCCAACCAACTAATGAGGTTGAAgaggaagagaaagaaaaaccttatgtgcctcaTCCTCCATACAAACCACTCATTTCATCCTTACAAAGGTTTTCAAAATTCAAGATAAATGAAGGGTTTAAAAAGTATGTGGAAATATTGAAGAAACCATACACCAACATTCATTTCACAAAAGCTATGTCCCAAATTCCATCCAGTGTAAAAACTTTAAAAGAAATTTTATCGAATGAAATAAATTTGGATGACAATGGTATGGTAGCATTAAATGAGGAATATAGTGCAATAATACAAAACAAATTGCCTCTAAAACTAAAAGATCCAGGAAGTTTTTCAATTCTTTGTGTCATCAGGAATATGAGTTTTAAGGATGTGTACTATGCAATCTTGGGGATAGCGTGA